TTTGGGCTAATCTCAGTTTCATGTATGTGCATACCTTGGGTTCTAACCGCTTTTATTTTGATGCTTTGTTGTGGTAAATCTAAGCATAATCTAAACATCGTCTCTTTACATGTGCTTATAAGTCAAGTTATACTACTAgagtcattttaaaaaaaatatttcttttgtaGTGGTGGTTGAGTTCATGGCCTCAAGCCCATCACTGCTGGATGAATGGAGGAAACACTGCAGCCCTCATTATACTCATTTGTGTTGTGGCTTAAACTTGTTTCACTATGTACACTTGTTACCATACCTCACctcctttttaaataaaccaataCTTAAGATACAGGGAAACTACAGATTTGGGCTGAAGGTGCATTTATCTGCCACCTGCTAACTAATACATTTGTAGATCAGATTTGCCATTTAAATCTCACAGTCACTTTTTTGCACTTGGTGCTCAACTACAATAGTAAAAGAAATGTTCGGGCATCTTAAGTCACAAAACATGTAGCTCAGGTTGAGTGTTTTGTGTGACTCCAACATCTCCCAGAAAAAGTGTTCGTACATCATTCAAATCCAAAAGAGCATGTCGTTCTACTTATCTTGGGAGAAGAAAATGAAGTTAGCACTATTTTAACTAGTAGTTACTTTACTCTGAAACTCTTTGGAGACCGCTCAATCATTTTTAGAGAAGCAAACAATGTCTCCATATCTGTCTCTGCCATATGCTTGTGTTGGCAATGTAAGTGCTTGACTTTTCTTTCACTGTATGTTTGTATTATGTTGAAAATTCATTATAGATaccatactgtaaaataaaaaaaatggggGAAAGTACTGGCATTGATCATTATACTATTAATATGATAAATGCATAGCATCTACTTGTATGAAATGTCTGCGTTTCAAGTGACGAGGGTAATAAAAGTCTTTAAAAAGGATGGgttttttgttcttatttattaagaaataaaaataaaaaatgtacgaAACTGAACTTCAACTGCATTTTACTGTACTTTTGGTTTCTTGCTTGTCCCATGAAGCCATTGATCAATTAGTCCTGCTCTCTTGGCCTCTGTCTCTGATTTGTCTTTGATTTGTTCCTTTCCAGTTTCAACtatgtcttttcttttttgtggaGATCCACCCTTCAGCCAACTCATCATCATCTTGCTGCTGGCTGTCGGCACAGGCTCCTACAGATCAATGAGAAAATTGTAAAGGCCTCAAACAATAACTAATGTTTAGCAGCAGTTAAAGAAAGTAACTTGAGTAACATGactattttttttacctttttcctGTCAAGACACACGGGCTGAAGGCACTCTGCTGTGTTATTGCGAGAGTTATTGACTAGTGAGGACACAGGGTGATAAGTCAAAATATTTTTAGATTGTAGCAGTTTAAGTGCATCCAAGGATTTTATCTCTCCAAAATCAAGCCATTTTCTCACTTCTTCCTCTCCATCAAGGATAGCTGGCATTCTGTAAACAGATGTCACACAAATCAGCTGTTAAAAGAAATAAAGGTGGTTACAATGTCAATACAAACCTGTCATGAATGCCTTCTAGATTGGATGAAGCATTCACTGTGATCACAGTGTAAGTGTAAAGACGTTCACCACCTCCTGGGGATGTCCAGCAGTCAAAAAGACCAGCCATAGTCAATAACCGCCAGCCTGTCCACTCAGCTTCTGTTTCAGTGTCCTGCATAAAAAAGAAAGGGGACACAAATGAGCATGCAGATAGCGCTACATTGAGGGTGTGTTCCTAACTACTTAAACctgaactaataataataataatggcttacacttgtaatgcactttacaggcttgtaaaagcctctcaaagcgctacactatagtcattattcattcatttccacacttggtgatggtaagctactattgtagccacagctgccctggggcagactcacggaagcgaggctgccaatctgcgccatctactactactagcacaggactaaaccaagtccaccAGAGAGTTAAAACCACAGCCAAATCAGAACatataataaaattaacatggTTGAACTGTACCTTTCTGTCTAAGAAGATATTACTTTTGGTACGTAAAtgtagacaaaataaaataaaatacaaacctTAAATTTATTTGACATTGTCTCCTTTGACCTTTCCTGGTCATTTGAGGCTGAAGACTGACTTTCATCCTCAGTTTCTTGCTTTGCTCCAACCCCTGTACTCTGAGGGAAGTAGATGAAAAAAGGCTGCTTGTCTTTTCCTTGTCGCCTCCACTCATAAAATCCGTCAGCAAGTATAACACAGCGCTGTCCCTTTAACAGAGGATCCTTTGGGAAGACAACAAAACATTCAGAGTTTGTGTGCTTACAATTATAACATTAACAAATACAATCaccttatatgtttttttctctaaTATAGTTTCACTGCGGCAGTTGTTGGTGCTGTACTGCATTTTCTTTGGGTCATTTTCTTTGAACCAATTTGGTACGAGGCCCCATTGCATTGAGGCCAACACGCACTCGTCTACTGGAGCACTCTGAAAGCAAATAAtgtggacattaataacagattacTATACATTGttgtttaatatttaagtttGGTTAGGTAATATgagaaattacaaaaataatcacAACAAATGTAATTCTTAAATACTGATAAACAGCTTGGGAAACACAACAACTTTTTTCATATTGGCTTCATTCAGAAAACTATTCACAATGTGATCTAGCAGATATGACACCACATTCAGTTCATGCAGAAACTGGTCATATAATTATGTGTTACTAAAGTGGGCAatgttggtgaagtgtcttgcacacATGAGTAGTTCTCGAGtgagacatgtttttgttaGTAATTCCTTGTATACCTGATCGAAATGCCTTTGGGACAGGAGCACAGGACTGTTGGACTGGGGACTCTTGTTGTAGGACGGCCGGTATTTGTCAGCATCTCCATCCTTCCAGCGAGGctgcctcctctgtcctcctctgttcctgtaCGTGCAGGCTCGGCTTACCTCATCAGGGGCCAGTGTACAGGCAGTTCTTCCGCACATGTTTCACTCAGAGCTGTAGTTACCTATCAATACATAACGTAAACCATCACGTCAACATTAGCACATGCTAAAGAGGTTTAAAACAACAGGGTCGTTTTGACTTTACGTAAGTCTTGTTAGTTGTCATTTCTTACCGTTTGAACAGCAGCTAAACGTCATACAGATGTATCCGGTATTTATGTAAAGAGTTTTAGTATTTAACCGGAATCAAAGCGCTCCCAGAGCTTCTGCGAATAGAGATTTGCCCAGACAGAGCGCGAGGGATCACGTGACCATGTGACGTACGGCGGCGTCAACGACGTCTGTCTTGTTCaaggcaaaatgtaaaaaacggTTATTGTCCCGGGTTTGTTTGAAATGAGCTCCAACTCCGCAAATCGGTGTCGTGCAGCGTCTTGAACGTGCTGCACCGTTAGATTTGTGACTTGCTCTGTTGTCCTGAGTACGACGGTAACGATGTTATACCAGAAAATGACCTGTTTAAATGTGCCCTTCTACACACTTTCACTGGATAATGTGAATAAAAGAGCTTCTCAAAAGTCCTGACTGGTCAGATGCTTTTTTTGAAGAAACCTATTTAgagattaaataataattttaaaaaaacaaaaacaaaaaaaactacaaagtaAAACACGACAAAATCTGCTGTTTTCgagtcattttaattaaaatatcacTTGCATTTcgatattaaaacatttaggaATTTAAAACATACATTGGAATGCATTTTTAAGTTTTGGCAGTTGGATCTTTACATGATATAACCATAAAGtgtactttatatataaatattcatCCTCCGATCAAACTCACGTAGTTACCATAGTAACCACTAAACGCGCTTGTATCTGAGTCTGAGCTGATCCACCTGTTTTTAGGAGCGGGAGACACAAAAGGACAAGTTTACAAGTCTAAAAGTAGAGCTGAAACCAGAGGGGAACATGTGGTAAGCTACATCTGACATTTTTAAGTCATTTGAGAACTACTAGGAATAACAGTTGCTCTTTTTCAAAAATGAGGAATTGGGAATGATTCGATTGTGTTCAAAGCCTGATCAACAGTTACTACAGTAAAGGTCATGCTGTTTGTTTAAgcacattattttattactcTTCTGATATCTAACAGTTTTTACTTTAGGCCTCTTTGTGCTGCATTGATCATAAAGTCACATTTGCTGACGTTCTTTAGACTAGCTACATTAATTTTTAATCACTTAAcagttaacacacacacacacacacacacacacacacacacacacacacacacacacacacacacacacacacacatatatatatatatatatatatatatatatatatatatatatatatatatatatatatatatatatatatatatatatataaatttttttttttgatggacTGATGCATTTTGATATGTTTACTGGCCAATGAACAAGGTGACATTCAAGTGAAATTTCAGTACCCTACTAAAATGGTCTCTTGTGCAGTGACCCATCAGTCATAGTCATGAACCAATCAAGTCCTGAAgataaaaagcaaagtaagacGACTCTTTCTTACTTATGTTCAGTCTATGTGATTTGAACGTTTTGCATTTCTCATGTTTTAGGTCAAACTTCAAGAATAAAGATCTCCCGTAGATCTGTGCTGCCTTATATTGATCCAACAAGACTGAGACTAGCCAAAATAATAGTGGATCGTGCTGTTAAGGTAgaataaattacataaatacaatGGAAACCAGACAATGGTTGATCTATATCTGTTTTTCAGGCGCACAAGGTTTTCTCAGTCCAGGGCTCCTATCCCATCATCAGAAAAGAACTGAAGGCCAGAGGATGGGTTGAGCGGTACATGCCTGGACCCAAAGTCCATAGACACAAGCGAGAAACTACAACAGCCCCCACCAATGTTGACGATAGTGATAGTGATGGTTAGCACAGAAAAGGTTTCAGATATAACTGTTTCATGAGAAATTCAAACATATGACTTCTATTGTCAGATAGTGTTGAGTATGAAAGAGAACAGGACTCACTCTGCAGTCTTATggtgagtaaacaaaaagtacaTAAAGGCATACCAAAGAAATAACTTTGATTTGGAAATTtcgcttttcttttcttcttccagTCTCGTATGCTGCGAaatgaaattatttatttttattggacAAATCGAAAAAAAGCCACTGACCCTAAAGACTTGCTGAAAGATCAAATTACCAATCATTTCAAGAACACATGGTATTTCACAACAAAGGTATATTTTGCTCCCCTCAAAGTTTTCTTAACAGCCTTCAGGtcattgttgtgttgttctATAATTCTAAAACAATTATatactaaaaatatattatttctaCTGCCATTCACTTTATATTCCATGTGAAACCTGTGGGACTTATTTGGTGGTGTTTGTTCAGGTGGGCTTGTGCATGAACTTGAGGAACTTGCCTTGGTTTGTCTCAGCAAACCCCGACACTTTCTTCCCTCGCTGTTACAGACTAGGAGTAGAGGATGAGAAGCACGCTTTCATTGGTAAAATTGACTTTATAGTGCAGTGTTTCGCATGACAGCTCATTTACCAGGGCATACTTGGAAGAGTTCAGATTTAACAAAAGATtaaattatgtaatatttgagtataacattttgaatgttttatagGCTGATTTTGGACATCAATATCATTTAACATATACAAAATATAACAGTAATAAATACCAGCATAGTGAATTTAATTGCCTTTGTTTTAAAGAATCAGTACTGAAGTTAGCTACTTGAGAAAAAAGGGTTGGGAACCTTTGTCCTAGTGTCTGTATGTAAATGATCTTAATCCTGATTGTGTGCTTGTGCAGAGGGCAGACGAACCGCCTGCTTCAATCTTTTGATGTACATTTTGCAGAAAGAGGAAGCCAATCACAATGACCAAACATTGCAAGGTAAATGGTCAACTGTGCATGCAGAACATGAATTGAATTTgagagaagtaaaaaaaaaatctttacagACAACAGAAAACAATCTAAACAATCGCAAACTCAGTTGCTTCCTGAGATGATTGACTTTGCCCTGAAAGTATGCGAAGACTTTCTGAGCAGCCTGGAACACAGTGATATAGACGGTTGGGAGACAACATTGAAGCCTACTAATGAGCAATGGACAGAGTTCCTTCAGAATTATTATCTTATTGTTCAGTAAGTACATTGGTTTGTGTGTGGGATTTTAAAATGgtgtactgttttttttgtagaaaGGTCTTATCTTGATTTGTGTCTTACTGTTTTTACCACTGCGGTTTGATTCAGTAATGGACTAGAGATCAGGACCTATGATCTGGATATGAATAGCTGTTCAAGTATGCTGCAGAAGCTCAGAGCTGCTTGTCCACAGATAGACATCGATGGCACAGAAAATATGTGGATTATCAAACCTGGGGCCATGTCCAGAGGTAGAGGTAAGATAGTATGGGGTTTTTAAGGTCTAGTTTTGTATGTTGTCATTTTGAATAACATATTGATGGTTCCAGATCACACCACAACATTCTATGgaccaatattatttaatacagacagacagagggcaaataaaattaatatggtCAAAATCATATAGTCACTTATAGAAATGagcaggttcagcatttgtgcgTCTGAAAACCATCACTTATTTTTATTACCATGAACACTGCACTTACAAATTTGTTGCTTagagcgttttttttttagtgttcTTCAGTTTTCTTCCTTCTGCCTTTAGGTATTTTATGTGCCAAACGTTTGGAACATATCCTTAGGGTAGTCCACTGTGACCCAACAATCATCAGGGACAACAAGTGGGTAGCACAGAAATATATCGAGAAGCCCTTTTTGGGGCTTGGAACTAAATTTGATGTGCGACAGTGGTTCTTGGTCACAGACTGGAACCCTCTCACTGTGTGGTTCTACACAAGATGCTACTTGCGGTTTTCCACACAGCCTTTTTCGCTTCATTCAATGGACAGGTGAGATGAAAGGATTTGTGGGAGAGCAAACGGCAAGGTGAAAGCATTGTACACCATTacgtctaaataaaaaaatctttttacAGCTCAATCCACCTCTGCAATAACTCTATCCAGAGACATTTTAAACCCTCTGAGCATCGTCATCCAGATATCCCCAAACACAACATGTGGTTTGATGATGAGTTCAGGGCCTTCCTCATGTGCCAGGACAGAGAATACCAGTGGGAAACTGTGGTAGTTCCAGAGATGAAGAATGCTGTTATTTATGCATTACTGACAGCACAGGATGACATGGAGCcatgcaaaaacacatttgagctTTATGGGGCTGACTTTATTCTTGGTAGGAAGTTTAATTTAAATTCTATACTGCTTCTAATTGAAACATTtactcttacttttttttagatCATGATCTGCATCCATGGTTAATAGAAATCAACACCAGTCCCTCCATGGCATCATCCACTCCAGTTACTGCTCATCTTTGTAGGGCAGTGCAGGAAGACACAATACGGGTAGTGTTGGACCAAAGAGCAGATCCCACTGCAGATACAGGAGACTTTGAGATGATTTACTGCCAGGTCATGGAATTTTCTAATTTTTCTTTTGACCTGATAAGTGTAAGGAGGTCTAAACCCCTTAAAGTTAAAcgttatattttgtgtttaggcAGCTATAAAAATTCCTTAATATCTGGGAGTCAACCTACTTGTAGAGGGTACCAAGATCAAAGGTCCATGCCTTCTTCCGCCTTATTTCACCAGAAAAGACAAAGAACTTAGTGCTACAGATAAAGTGGAAAAATAAATCTGCATGCAGCTTACgtttctttttactctttattgtTTTCTGGTAGTAAAAATAACTTTGCTTTGTGATGCATGATACCACAATATGTCTTTCAGCAGTTTTAGCAGTGGTACTCAATTATAAATCGAGGGGCCACTGCCAAAtttgtcaaatttatttatgaaaaatactaCTGAAAGTACTACTCACTAGTTACTTTACGACATAATTTAAGATCTATCCACACTAACGTGAGTATTTGTGATTAGTTACTTCAACTTACTTGCCACCCCTGGATTTTAATCAAAAGTGTCCTAATAAGCCTATAGCCTATCAATCATTTATTGTGGGGGAAGGTTTTCAATCCCAACATTGTATTACCCATATAACAACATTATTGAGCATTTAGTATCGACACAATTACCCAGTGGATGTATTATGCTATTGCTCATGGAGAGAAACTTCACTCGACAATAACACCTGACCTCCTCTAGAGGGAGATATTCCTCAGTCTGTGGTGAACGTGCACAGAGGAAGGCCACACCGGAAACAGCGCGCGCAGCAGATCTGCAGCAGAAATGGCGGCGTCCGTTTGCCGAGTCGGGAGCACTGTGGGTCGAGTCCTCGCAAAAACACGCAGTGTAAGCGTTGCTTCTACTTTTCCATATTCTCGGTAACTTTGAGAGTACTCTATTTGTGGAAGCTGTTGTTTAGATCGCTGGTTACGATGTAAACATCGCAACATGAGCCGAGAGTCAGCCGGGTTGAGCTAGCCTCCCTCGAACACAAGGTCAACTATAATATCAGATTGTAGAGATTTTTTGTATCGTGTCTTGTTTAGTTATTGTTTATTAAAGTGACATACTCACTGttgggtttgtgttttattgttcacaaGGTCAGCAGCCGTTATATTTGATACATGTCCTCGTTTGCCCTCATGTGACACGCTATGAGCGTTAGCTCCTATAAGTCATGTTTAGTAACAGCGATGTtgactttgttttaaaaaaaaaaataataataataataattaattgaaTGCAAGAACAAAACATTGTAGTGGTTAAGATGAAAACCACAATCTATTTTAATTCACTGTTCTTCCATCCCATCGTGACCTTTTTGCTCTTGCTTAACATGCTATATTATGATCCTTGTAATATTTCTATTCAGAAAGACTACTATTACatgtaatgtattttatgaTTAATACATGCTTGTTTTTGTAGCCGATCCTATTGTCTTTGAGGCGTGGACAGGCATCTGTCAGTTATGCCCAAAGTTTGGTCGGTGCTCCTGAAACCAGACTGACGGCACTGGACAATGGCCTAAGGATTGCATCAGAGGACACAGGGCATGCCACCTGCACTGTAAGAACTACAGAAGCTCAAGGAACTAGAATCATGAAATCCATCACAGTAACTTGTTTCTGTGACAGGTGGGGCTCTGGATTAGTGCTGGCAGTCGCtatgaaagtgaaaaaaacaatgGAGCTGGATTTTTCCTGGAGCACATGGCTTTCAAGGTAAGTGCTACAACTGGATTACTTAAACTTTATCCAAATCTAAATCTACTTTCTACATATATGTTGTCATAGGGAACCAAGAAACACTCTCAGTCTGCACTGGAGCAGAAGGTTGAGTCCATGGGAGCCCATCTGAGTGCATATACTTCCAGAGAGC
The sequence above is drawn from the Periophthalmus magnuspinnatus isolate fPerMag1 chromosome 5, fPerMag1.2.pri, whole genome shotgun sequence genome and encodes:
- the LOC117370812 gene encoding LOW QUALITY PROTEIN: tubulin monoglycylase TTLL3-like (The sequence of the model RefSeq protein was modified relative to this genomic sequence to represent the inferred CDS: substituted 1 base at 1 genomic stop codon) is translated as MCDPSVIVMNQSSPEDKKQSQTSRIKISRRSVLPYIDPTRLRLAKIIVDRAVKAHKVFSVQGSYPIIRKELKARGWVERYMPGPKVHRHKRETTTAPTNVDDSDSDDSVEYEREQDSLCSLMSRMLRNEIIYFYWTNRKKATDPKDLLKDQITNHFKNTWYFTTKVGLCMNLRNLPWFVSANPDTFFPRCYRLGVEDEKHAFIEGRRTACFNLLMYILQKEEANHNDQTLQDNRKQSKQSQTQLLPEMIDFALKVCEDFLSSLEHSDIDGWETTLKPTNEQWTEFLQNYYLIVHNGLEIRTYDLDMNSCSSMLQKLRAACPQIDIDGTENMWIIKPGAMSRGRGILCAKRLEHILRVVHCDPTIIRDNKWVAQKYIEKPFLGLGTKFDVRQWFLVTDWNPLTVWFYTRCYLRFSTQPFSLHSMDSSIHLCNNSIQRHFKPSEHRHPDIPKHNMWFDDEFRAFLMCQDREYQWETVVVPEMKNAVIYALLTAQDDMEPCKNTFELYGADFILDHDLHPWLIEINTSPSMASSTPVTAHLCRAVQEDTIRVVLDQRADPTADTGDFEMIYCQAAIKIPXYLGVNLLVEGTKIKGPCLLPPYFTRKDKELSATDKVEK
- the hmces gene encoding abasic site processing protein HMCES, whose translation is MCGRTACTLAPDEVSRACTYRNRGGQRRQPRWKDGDADKYRPSYNKSPQSNSPVLLSQRHFDQSAPVDECVLASMQWGLVPNWFKENDPKKMQYSTNNCRSETILEKKTYKDPLLKGQRCVILADGFYEWRRQGKDKQPFFIYFPQSTGVGAKQETEDESQSSASNDQERSKETMSNKFKDTETEAEWTGWRLLTMAGLFDCWTSPGGGERLYTYTVITVNASSNLEGIHDRMPAILDGEEEVRKWLDFGEIKSLDALKLLQSKNILTYHPVSSLVNNSRNNTAECLQPVCLDRKKEPVPTASSKMMMSWLKGGSPQKRKDIVETGKEQIKDKSETEAKRAGLIDQWLHGTSKKPKVQ